Genomic segment of Thermogemmatispora onikobensis:
GTATGAGAGAGCCACAGCCCCCGCCAGGGTGTAGCCTGGCCAAGATAGCTGGCAAACCCCGCCCTCTTGATCACGGCTGCCCGCCAGAGGGAGAGGAACCAGCCAGGCGATGCGAAGTGCATGAAGAAGGAGATGCGCAATGGCCTACCATAGCGAAGTTATCGGCAGCTTGCTACGTCCCCCCTATCTCCATCAGGCACGTCAACAGCTAGAGGAGGGAGCGATCAGCGCCGCTGAATTTAAGACGATTGAGGACCGGGCCGTCGATGAGGCGATCGCGCTGCAGGAGGAGGCCGGCATCGAGGTGATTACCGATGGAGAGCAGCGGCGCTATGCCTTCTTCGGCCATCTCATCGAGGCCCTCGATGGCTTTGATAAGTATGGCGGCTGGGCTATTCCTTTCCGCGATGAGAGCGGTGAGGAGTTAGTTATGCGCCGTCCGGTGGTGGTGGATCGCTTGCGCTGGCGTCGCAATATGTGCAGCGAAGAATGGGTCTATCTGCGTGCGCACAAGAAGCACGCGGGTAAGGTGACCATGATTAGCGCCCAGCAGGCGGCAGCCTACTACGATCCCGAGAAATCAAAGGGCGCTTACCCTACGCTCGATGCGTATCTCGCCGATATCGTGGATATCTCGCGCCGCGAAGTCGAGGAGCTGATCCGCCTGGGTTGTACTTATATCCAGATCGATGCCCCTCAGTACGCCGCTTTGCTCGATCCGCAGATCCGCGAGGGCTATCGTCAGCGTGGCAACGATCCTGAGAAGCTGATCGATCGCTGCATCGAGCTGGATAACGCTATCATCGACGGCCACCCGGGGATTACCTTCGGTATCCATATCTGCCGCGGCAACAATCAAAGCAAGTTTTATGCCAGCGGCGACTATGGACCGATCGCACGCATTTTCCAGAAGACGCATTTCCAGCGGTTCTTGCTGGAGTATGACGATGAGCGCTCGGGCGGCTTTGAGCCACTGCGCCACATGCCAGAGGACCGCTTCGTGGTCTTGGGCCTGGTGACAACCAAGAAGCCGCAGCTGGAGAGTCGCGATGAGCTGCGTCGGCGCATCGAGGAGGCGGCGCGCTATATCCCGTTGGAGCGCCTGGCACTTAGCCCACAGTGCGGCTTCGCTTCTACGATCGAGGGAAATCGTCTCTCATTGGAAGACCAGCGCCAGAAGCTGGAATTGGTGGCGAGCGTGGCCCGCGAGGTCTGGGGCTAAGCCACCAGGCAGGTAAAGATCGCTGCGGACGTTTCGCACTGCTCTTCTTCCTCTCCCAGCCAGGCGACGACGGGCCAGGAGCCGGAAAGAAGGATGGCCTATATCCCTCCTGACCCGTCGTTGCTGCCCTGCCCGTTCTTGATGACCTGCCTAGCCCAGGCGTGAGAGTAGCTCCTCCGCCGAAGCTCAACTCCTCTTCCTCCTTCATCACGAGCAGCCTTCCCTCTGACTCCACCTGCCAGAGCTGGCGCACAGGTGAGACAGGCCCATTCTTTGAGAGAATCCTGAGACACACCCCCGAGCCCCTGCCTCTTTTTTGACCGTTCTCAGGCTATACTGGTCTTTGTCGAGGATAGGTAATGGCATGGCAGCAGTGGAGAGAGCAGTGGTTTCGCCTGCCTCTGCTGCCTTGCCACGGCGGGAGGCGCTATATCATGGCGAGCTTTGGGGCCACTATTCTGGTGGTCGAGGATGAGCCGGAACTGGCCGGCGCTCTGGAGCGCAGCCTGGTTGCTCACGGCTACCAGGTTCTGAGTACCGGCAGCGGTGAGGAAGCGCTGGCGCTGTTCGCTCGCATTCATCCTGACCTCGTGCTGCTCGATTTGCTGTTGCCCGACGTGAGTGGCCTGGAGGTCTGTCGACGTATCAGAGTCGTTTCGGCGACGCCGATTATCGTGCTCTCGGTGAAAAATAGCGAGCACGACAAGGTGGAGGCCCTGGATTTGGGAGCCGACGACTATGTGGCCAAGCCCTTCGGAATCGCTGAGGTGCTGGCCCGTATCCGCGTGGCTTTGCGCCGGGTGGAGCGACAACACGGAGACGCCACGGAGGGACAGGTACGTATCGGGCCTCTGGTGGTCGACCTGGGAAGTCATCGTGTTCTGCTCAATGGGCACGATATAGCCCTGACCCCTACCGAGTATGAGCTATTGAGGATCTTTGTGACACATCGTGGTAAGCTGCTGACCCGCCAGATGCTCCTGCAAATGCTCTGGGGTGCCGCCTCGCATGATCGTATGCACAGCCTCCATGTCTATGTGGCACAGCTCCGCCAGAAGATCGAGCCTCGTCCCAATGAGCCACGCTTGATCCTGACTATTCCTGGGGTGGGCTACCGCTTCAGCGACGAGGTCGAGGCTGCTCGCGAGCTTGATTCTTGAAAGCCTTGAGTTTGTCTTGAGGCATTGCCCCGCTCTCTGGAGAAAAGTTTGAGCAAAGTGAGCCAAACTCGGAACGCATCCTGAGCGTTCTTGCTCTACACTGTGGCTGAGAGCAAGTCGAAGTAGTGCTGTGCCAGGACTTCGCTATCGTCGGCGATGGCGAGGCCGAAGAAGGGAAGGAACAGATCAAGATGACTCGACGCTGGCTCCTCCCTTTTAGCTGGGAGGTCAATGTAGAGGCAATCGATGCCATCGTGCGTCTCGCCGCGCTGGAGGGCGCAAGCTTGATCGCGCTCTCTTTGCTGCCAGGCACGATGATACACTCACCCCAGCGCCTGCGCGCTGAGTATTGGCAGCAATCGCAGGATTTTCTGGAGGTGGTGCGCTGGAAGCGCCAGCGCTACGGGGTCCAGGGCGAAGCCTACGAGCTAGTGAGTGAGGACCCCGGACAAAGCATTGTGAGCTTTGCTTACGAGTTCGCCTGTGATCGGGTGCTTGTCATTCGCCGCCGGTATGGCGATGCGTTGTTGCCCGCTTCACAGGTCCAGCGACTTTTGCGCGAGCGCCTGGTGCCCCTGATGCTTTTGTATTGGCCGGAGCAGTCCGCCGATCTCTCGCTTGTGCAACGGCTCCGCTCCTGGCTGCAAACCCACAGGCCCAAACCGCTGGCGCGCCTTGGTAGCGCTCGTTGAAGAACAGAGCCGCCCATGACTCGTCAACTCCGTTACGCTCGATAGAGTAGAGGGGTATATCCAGCGATGAAATCAGGGAATATCGTGATTGCGACAGGTGATGCATTCCTCGGCCCGCTGTTGCAGCGGGCGCTGCAGGCTCAGGGCTATGAGACCGTACTGTGCACTCGCGCGGCGGCAGCTCTGGCTCTGCTGGCTGCACGAAGGCCCGTTTTGCTGATTGTCGATCAGGCTTTGAGCGACGATACTGGCTGGGGTCTGCTCCGTCAAGCCCGCGCGCATGACCTGCTCGCTCCACACCTTACGGATCAGGGCGACTCCTGTCTCCCTGTCATCCTGTTGTCTGCTAATCCTCTCCAGACGCGGCCTAGCCCCGAGTTGCGTCCGTTCGCTTGCCTGCCCCGTATCTGCCCACTCGGCGCCGTGCTGCGGCTGGTAGCACAGGCTTATGGCCTGAAAAAGCAGGAAAGGGGAGAGGAGGGACAGGCCGGCCAGAGTGCCCCAACTCACGAGGTAAGGCTTCCAGGAGAGGAGAAGCTCTATGCTTGATGTCGTGATTGTTCTGGTGACGCTGTGCATGTTCTTGCTTTTCGTCGGCTTCACAGTAGCCTGCGAGCGCTTGTGAACAGGTTTCCATGATCTACCTAAAAGGAGCGTCTCGATGAATACACCTCTGGAATACCTGCTGACTGGTTTGAGTGCCCTGCTGCTGTTGATCTACCTGGTCATCGCTCTACTGAAGCCGGAACGCTTCTAAGCAGCTCACTCATCTATAGAGGATGGCATTTGCGATGTCCATTACGCTCAATAGCCTTCTACAGATTGCTCTCTTTGTAGCACTTGTTTTGGCGCTCACGAAGCCGCTTGGCCTCTATATGACTAGGGTCTTCAACGGTGAGCGCACCTGGCTGTCGCCGGTCTTTGCTCCGTTAGAGCGCTTCATCTACCGCGCCAGCGGTATTGATCCCCAGCGGGAGCAACGCTGGACCGGCTATGTGATCGCCATGCTGGCCTTTAATCTGGCTGGCATGCTCCTGCTCTATGGGCTGGAGCGCACGCAACAATGGCTGCCGCTCAATCCGGCGCATCTGGGGCCGGTGGAGCCGCAGCTGGCGTTCAATACAGCTGCCAGCTTTACGACCAACACAAACTGGCAGAATTACGCCGGCGAGCAGACCATGAGTTACCTGACTCAGATGGCTGGCCTGGCTTACCATAACTTTGTCTCGGCGGCCACTGGCATGGCTTTGGCTGTGGCCCTGGTGCGTAGCCTGGCACGCCGCAGCGCCGAGCAGCTTGGCAATTTCTGGGTCGATCTGACGCGTGCTACCCTCTATATCCTGCTGCCGATCTGCCTGGTCGGGGCCCTGGTATTGGTTTCGCAGGGCGTGGTCCAGAATTTCAATGCTTACACGGTCGTCCATACCCTCGATGGCGGCCTGCAGGTCATTGCTCAGGGACCGGTCGCTTCCCAGGAGATCATCAAGGAGCTGGGCACGAACGGGGGCGGTTTCTTCAACGCTAATTCTGCCCACCCTTATGAGAATCCAACCGCTCTGACTAACCTGATCGAGATGCTGGCCATCATTGGCATCGGCGCCGGCATGTTTTACATGTTCGGGCGCATGGTCGGCGACACCCGGCAAGGCTGGGCTTTGTGGGCGGCTTCGGCCATCATCTTCATTCTGGCCCTGGCCGTAGCCCTACCCGCCGAGCAGGGCGGCAACCCTCTGCTAGCGCATCTGGGGGTCAACCAGCAGGCTTCCGCTCTGCAGCCCGGCGGCAACATGGAGGGCAAGGAGGTGCGCTTCGGCATTACAGACTCCGTGCTCTTTACGGTAACGACGACGGCTACTTCCTGCGGCGCGGTCAATAGCTTTCTCGATAGCTATACGCCACTCGGCGGCATGATCCCGCTGGCCAATATCGCCCTGGGCGAGGTGATCTTCGGCGGCGTCGGCTCCGGTCTCTATGGCATGCTGATGTTTGCCATTCTGACGGTCTTCATCGCCGGGCTGATGGTGGGACGCACACCCGAGTATCTCGGCAAGAAGATCGAGCGTAAGGAGGTCATGATGGCTGCCCTGGCGCTGCTGATTGGCCCGGCTACGATTCTGGGCTTCGCCGCTCTGGCCAGTGTCTTGCCCCAGGGCCTGGCATCGCTGACGACTAATGCCGGTCCGCACGGCCTCTCGGAAATCCTCTATCTGTATACCTCTTCGAATGGCAACAACGGGTCGGCCTTCGCCGGCCTGGCTGGCAATACGCCTTTCTACAATTGGACCGGGGCTTTTGCTATGCTGATCGGGCGTTTCGCCTTCTTGATCCCTGTTCTGGCCTTTGGCGGCTCGCTTGTCGGGAAGCGCGTGGTGCCCGCTGGACCAGGAACCTTCCCAACGACGGGACCGCTCTTTGTCTCGCTGCTGGTAGGGGTCATCCTGATCGTGGGTGCCTTAACCTACTTCCCGGCCTATGCCCTCGGACCCATTGTTGAACACTTGCTGATGCTGGCAGGAAGGACCTTCTGAAGAATGAGCAGCCACACACTGGAAGTGCGACCGTGGAAGACACGGCGCAAAGGCGCGGTGTCTTCCTTTGATCCGCAGATCGTGCGTCGCGCCTTATTGGAGGCATTCCGCAAGCTTGATCCGCGCTGGCAGATCAAGAATCCGGTGATGTTTGTAGTAGAGGTCGGCAGCCTGATCACGACGATTGAGTTTGTGCGTCTGCTATTGACCACTCCCGGGCCGGCCTTCCCTGCCGAACGCCTGCATAACGAGACGCTTTTTGTGCTGGCCGTCAGCCTCTGGCTCTGGTTTACGGTGCTCTTCGCCAACTTTGCTGAGGCGATGGCCGAAGGACGGGGCAAGGCTCAGGCCGAGACGCTACGTCGCGCGCGTACGACGACGACGGCCAAGCGCCTGCGTCGTCCCGAGCGCTCAGCCCCTTGGGAGGAGGTGCCCGCGCCTGCGCTGCGCAAGGGCGATTATGTGCTGGTGGAGGCCGGCGATGTCATTCCCGGCGATGGCGAGGTCGTCGAGGGGGTGGCAGCGGTCGATGAGTCGGCGATCACCGGCGAGTCCGCCCCGGTTATCCGCGAGAGCGGCGGCGACCGCAGCGCCGTGACCGGCGGGACGCGCGTGCTCTCGGACTGGATCGTCGTGCGTATCGGGGCCAACCCCGGCGAGACCTTCCTCGATCGGATGATCACCCTGGTCGAAGGGGCCCAGCGCCAGAAGACGCCTAATGAGATCGCTCTTAATATTCTGCTCGCCAGCCTGACGATCATCTTTCTGCTGGTCGTGGTCTCGCTGGAGCCGTTCGCCATCTACTCGGGGAGTCCGGTCTCGATTGCGACCTTGATCGCCTTGCTGGTCTGCTTGATCCCCACGACAATCGGTGGTTTGCTCTCCGCCATCGGGATCGCCGGCATGGATCGCCTGGTTCAGCGCAATGTGCTGGCTATGAGCGGGCGCGCCGTGGAGGCCGCCGGCGATGTCGACGTGCTCCTGCTCGATAAGACAGGGACTATTACCCTGGGTAATCGCCAGGCGACGCGCTTTCTGCCTATGCCCGGCGTCGACGAGCAGACCCTGGCCCGCGCCGCCTTGCTGGCCAGTCTGGCCGACGAGACACCCGAGGGCCGCTCGATTGTGACCCTGGCCCGCGAGCGCTTCGGAGTCGAGGAGGATAATAGCCTCCAGCAGCATCAGACCAGCCGCTTTGTGCCTTTCTCGGCCACGACACGCATGAGCGGCCTCGACTTGCTGGCCGATGCCTATGCGAGAGTGGTGGGGACAGCCAGCATCACCAGCGCAGATAAGGAGGCAGATCCTCCGCAGCGCACGATCCGTAAGGGCGCCGCCGATGCTATTCTGGCCTATGTGCAGGCACACGGCGGCGATGACGGGCATAGTGAGCTGCTGCAGCGCACGGTCGATGAGGTCGCCCGCGCCGGCAGCACCCCGCTGGTGGTCGCTGAGACCTGGCGCACTGGCCAGGATCACCAGGAGCAGGCTCGCGTGCTGGGCGTGATCGAGCTGAAGGATATTGTCAAGGGCGGGATGCGCGAGCGCTTCGAGCAACTGCGCCGCATGGGCATTCGCACGATTATGATCACGGGCGATAACCCCCTGACCGCGGCAGCAATCGCTCGTGAGGCTGGCGTCGATGACTTTCTGGCCCAGGCTACCCCTGAGACGAAGCTGAAGTTGATCCGCGAGCAGCAGGCCGGCGGACGCATGGTCGCGATGACCGGCGATGGAACGAACGATGCCCCAGCTCTGGCTCAGGCTGATGTCGGCGTCGCCATGAACAGTGGTACCCAGGCCGCCAAAGAGGCCGCCAATATGGTCGATCTGGATTCGAATCCGACCAAGCTGATCGAGATCGTGGAGATCGGTAAGCAGCTGCTGATCACACGCGGGGCCCTGACAACCTTTAGCATCGCCAACGATGTGGCGAAGTACTTCGCCATTATCCCGGCGGCCTTCTCGGCCACCTACCCAGAGCTGAATGCCCTCAACATCATGGGTCTGGCCACCCCACACAGCGCGGTGCTCTCAGCAGTCATCTTTAATGCTTTGATCATTATCGCGCTGATCCCTCTGGCTCTGCGCGGCGTGAAATATCGTCCGATCGGAGCCGGGCCTCTGCTACGGCGTAATCTCTTGATCTATGGTCTGGGCGGCATCGTGGCCCCTTTCGTGGGTATCAAGCTCATCGATCTGCTGCTCTCACTGCTGCATCTGACACTCTAGACCGTCTTGTTCAAGGGGATGAGCACTATGCATCTCTCATGGAAGTTTCTTGCGCGTGAGTATCTCCGCCCGGCACTGATGCTGACGCTGCTCTTGACGATTCTGCTGGGCCTGCTCTATCCCGGGGTGGTCACCGCCCTGGCCCAGCTGCTCTTTCCTGATCAGGCCAACGGAAGCCTGCGCTACTCCAATGGCCGCCTGGTCGGCTCGGAGCTGATCGGACAGTACTGGACCTCGCCCCGCTACTTCCACGGACGCCCCTCGGCTACGCTCAGCGATGACGGCAGCAAGACCCAGCCCTATAACGCCGAGAATTCCGGCGCCTCTAACCTCGGGCCGACCAACAAGGCCCTGGCGCAGACCGTGCAGCAGCGTATCGCTGAGCTGAAACGTGAGAACCCCGATGCGCCACCGGGACCGGTGCCTGCCGACCTGGTGACAGCCTCCGGCTCGGGCCTGGACCCCGACATTTCGGTAGCCGCCGCTCTCTACCAGGTGCCGCGCGTGGCCAAGGCTCGCGGGCTGAGCCAGGAGACGGTGCGCCAGCTCGTGCTGAACCATGTGCAGGGGCGCTTTCTGGGTATCTTCGGCGAGCCACATGTGAATGTGCTCGACCTGAATCTGGCACTCGATGCCCTTCAGCATTAACGTTGTCCAGGCCCTGAGCCTCCCAATGAGGAGGCCCAGGGTGTACCAGGGAGGAGCCTGTCAATGATGAGCAAGCAGAGAGCCAGGCGCGAGACCAACGATGGGCGCCCTTCTCCCGAGGAACTGCTGCAGTGCTACGGCCTGCGCGACGAGGATCTGGCCGGGCAGCAGGAATCTCAGCAGGGAAACAGGGTAGCTGGCGGCGACCAGACCCCGACACCGGCACTAGCAGCGCGCTCTCCACGCCCCTCTTCGAGCCGTCGCGGGCGGCTGCGCATCTATCTGGCCGCCGCCCCAGGAGCGGGCAAAACGTACGCAATGCTCAATGAGGGCCACCGACGCAAGAGTCGCGGGACCGACGTGGTCATCGGCTATGTCGAGACCCACGGTCGCCCACGCACTGCCGAGCAGATTGGCAATTTGGAGATCATCCCTCGCAAGAAGCTCGTCTACCGCAGCCTGACCTTTGAAGAGATGGACCTGGAGGCTATCCTGGCCCGTCGCCCCCAGGTGGTGCTGGTCGACGAGCTGGCCCATACCAACGTCCCTGGCTCCAGGCATGAGAAGCGTTATCAGGACGTGTTAGAGCTGTTGGAGGCCGGTATCGATGTGGTGACCACCCTCAATATCCAGCACCTGGAGAGCCTCAACGATATCGTGGCCAACATCACTGGCGTACAGGTGCGCGAGACGCTGCCCGACTGGCTTCTTGACCAGGCCGACGAGGTCGAGTTGATCGATATCTCGCCCCACGCCCTGCGTCAGCGCATGAAACATGGTAATATCTACCCTCGTGAACGCATCGACGCCGCCCTCAATCACTTTTTCCGCGAGGGCAACCTCACGGCCCTGCGCGAGCTGGCGCTCCGGCGCACCGCCGAGAAGACCGAGGCCCAGCTGCAGCAATACATGGCCTCGCATAAGATCAACAAGCTCTGGCCCGCTTGCGAGCGCATCCTGGTCGGCTTCGATCACCGCCCTCACAGCCGCCAGGTCATCCGCGATGCCTGGCGCCTGGCCCACAGCCTTCAGGCCCAGCTGATTGCCGTCTCCGTTGAGCCAACCGGCTTCGCCGCTCTAACGGCGCGCCTGGTGCGCCTGCTCAAACATGGCCGCCGCTTGCGCGCCGAAGAGGAGGCCGCACGGCGCCGTCTTGAAGAGCACGCCCAGCTGGCCGAGGATCTCGGAGCCGAGGTGCTCCATGTGCGCAGCCGTGACATCGCCCAGGCGCTCGCTACTCTCGCCCACGAGCGCCGCATCACCCTGATCGTCCTGGGCCTCCCGGCACGCCGCCGCTGGGAGGAGCTGCTGCGCGGCTCGCTGGTTAATCGTCTGCTCCGCCTCAGTAGCAACATCGATATTCACCTCGTCCCGCGCCGCCCCGACAGCGAAGCGGAGGACTCCCCCCTATCCTATGTATAAGCAGCAGTACCAGCTTAGCTGGTGAGCAGGCCAACGCAGCGGTTCGCATGGTGCGACAGGCCGGCGCGCAACCCACAGCCACAGCTCGTCACCAGGACTTGACAGCCTCACACCCAGGCTGCTATACAACCTCCTATATACTGCTGATGAGACTTCCCCCTACCTGAGCGGAGAAGAGGAGCTGTTGACGGATGGAGCTACGCGGGAAACGTGTTTTGGTCATGGGACTGGGCTTGCAGGGCTCAGGCGTCGCCGCAGCCCGCTATGCCGCGGAGCAGGGCGCCATTGTGCGTGTCACCGATAAGAAGCCGGCAGAAGTACTGGCCCCCAGCATTCGCGCGCTGGAGGGTCTCCCTATTGAGTTTATCCTCGGCGAACATCGCGAAGAAGACTTCCGCTGGGCCGAGATCGTGATTCGCAATCCAGGTATTCCACGCAATTCTCCCTACCTGCAGATTGCTCAGGCCCACGGCGCCCAGATCGAGATGGAGCTGGCGCTCTTCATGCTCGCCTGCCCGGGACAGACCATCGGTGTCACCGGCACACGCGGCAAGACCACCACTACCACCCTCATTTACGAGATCCTGCGCGCCGCCGGTAAGCCCGTGATCATCGGCGGCAACGTCGCCGGGGTCGAAACACTCTCGCTGCTACCCCAGGTCACACCCGAAACCCTGGTGGTTCTGGAAATGTCAAGCTGGCAATTGGAGGGCTTCGAGCAACACCACATCAGTCCCTCCGTGGCCGTCATGACGAATCTCTACCCCGATCACCTCGACACGTATGCCAGTATGGAAGAATACGGCGCGGCTAAAGCCAACATTTTCCGCCACCAGCGCCCCACAGACCTGGCCGTCTTCAACTACGATAATCCCTGGACACGCCGCTTCGGCGAGGAGGCGCCAGGTCGTACCTGGTTCACTAGCCTGGAACGCGGCGGCAGCTTTCCCCGTGGCTCCGACGAGCTGCGGCCTTTTACCTTCCGCGATACCCCCCTGCCAGGGCGGCATAACCTGGAAAATGTGCTCCTGGCTACCACCGTCGCCCACCTGCTAGAGATTCCCGATGAGATCATCGCCAGCACCGTGCGCCAGTTTCGCGGCGTCGAGCACCGCCTGCAAGAGGTGGCCATCATCGATGGCGTACGCTATATCAACGATACGACCAGCACGACGCCCGTAGCCGGGCGGATGGCTCTGACAGCCTTCAATGAGCCACTGATCCTGATCGCCGGAGGCAATAGCAAACACCTGCCTCTGGAAGACTGGCCGGCCCAGATTGTGGCCCGCTGCCGCGCAGTGCTCTTGCTGCAGGGCAGCGGCACCGAGGAGCTGCTGCCCGCCCTGCGCGCAGAGGTCGCCAGGCAGGGACGCCCCGACCCGGTTCAGGGAATCTTCGACCGCTTCGAGGAGGCGCTCGATGCCGCTGTGGCTTTGGCCCACCCCGGCGACGTCGTCCTGCTCTCTCCAGGCTTCACCAGCTTCGGCATGTTTCAAAATGAGTTCGAGCGCGGTCGCCGCTTCATCGCCTACGTGCGCGCTTTGCAGGAGCGCAAAGGGCAGCAGCAATAGCCAGAGCATCCCTACTAACAAGGGGAGGCTGAGCCCCCACTGCCGGCCAATACCTCCCTGAAACCATGAAAACATGAAAAAAGGAGGGCACACTGACAAGAGTCTGCAGTGCAGCCCTCCCTTCTCTACCTGGCCGGGGCGCCCTCCTCACCAGTAGGATAGCAGCTCAGCGTGGCCCGGCAGCGCGCACTTCCTCGCCCGGCAGCGTAAACTGCTTGAAATTCTCCTTGAAACGCGCCGCCAGCTCGCTGGCCTGGCGATCGTAGGCTTCAGGGTCAGGCCAGGTGCTGCGAGGATTGAGCAGCTCCGCTGGCACACCAGGGCAGGCTACGGGGACATGCAGCCCGAAGACGGGGTCGGTGATCGTCTCCACGCTCTCTAGCTCGCCGCTGATCGCCGC
This window contains:
- a CDS encoding universal stress protein, with product MTRRWLLPFSWEVNVEAIDAIVRLAALEGASLIALSLLPGTMIHSPQRLRAEYWQQSQDFLEVVRWKRQRYGVQGEAYELVSEDPGQSIVSFAYEFACDRVLVIRRRYGDALLPASQVQRLLRERLVPLMLLYWPEQSADLSLVQRLRSWLQTHRPKPLARLGSAR
- the kdpC gene encoding potassium-transporting ATPase subunit KdpC, producing the protein MHLSWKFLAREYLRPALMLTLLLTILLGLLYPGVVTALAQLLFPDQANGSLRYSNGRLVGSELIGQYWTSPRYFHGRPSATLSDDGSKTQPYNAENSGASNLGPTNKALAQTVQQRIAELKRENPDAPPGPVPADLVTASGSGLDPDISVAAALYQVPRVAKARGLSQETVRQLVLNHVQGRFLGIFGEPHVNVLDLNLALDALQH
- a CDS encoding universal stress protein, which codes for MMSKQRARRETNDGRPSPEELLQCYGLRDEDLAGQQESQQGNRVAGGDQTPTPALAARSPRPSSSRRGRLRIYLAAAPGAGKTYAMLNEGHRRKSRGTDVVIGYVETHGRPRTAEQIGNLEIIPRKKLVYRSLTFEEMDLEAILARRPQVVLVDELAHTNVPGSRHEKRYQDVLELLEAGIDVVTTLNIQHLESLNDIVANITGVQVRETLPDWLLDQADEVELIDISPHALRQRMKHGNIYPRERIDAALNHFFREGNLTALRELALRRTAEKTEAQLQQYMASHKINKLWPACERILVGFDHRPHSRQVIRDAWRLAHSLQAQLIAVSVEPTGFAALTARLVRLLKHGRRLRAEEEAARRRLEEHAQLAEDLGAEVLHVRSRDIAQALATLAHERRITLIVLGLPARRRWEELLRGSLVNRLLRLSSNIDIHLVPRRPDSEAEDSPLSYV
- the kdpA gene encoding potassium-transporting ATPase subunit KdpA; its protein translation is MSITLNSLLQIALFVALVLALTKPLGLYMTRVFNGERTWLSPVFAPLERFIYRASGIDPQREQRWTGYVIAMLAFNLAGMLLLYGLERTQQWLPLNPAHLGPVEPQLAFNTAASFTTNTNWQNYAGEQTMSYLTQMAGLAYHNFVSAATGMALAVALVRSLARRSAEQLGNFWVDLTRATLYILLPICLVGALVLVSQGVVQNFNAYTVVHTLDGGLQVIAQGPVASQEIIKELGTNGGGFFNANSAHPYENPTALTNLIEMLAIIGIGAGMFYMFGRMVGDTRQGWALWAASAIIFILALAVALPAEQGGNPLLAHLGVNQQASALQPGGNMEGKEVRFGITDSVLFTVTTTATSCGAVNSFLDSYTPLGGMIPLANIALGEVIFGGVGSGLYGMLMFAILTVFIAGLMVGRTPEYLGKKIERKEVMMAALALLIGPATILGFAALASVLPQGLASLTTNAGPHGLSEILYLYTSSNGNNGSAFAGLAGNTPFYNWTGAFAMLIGRFAFLIPVLAFGGSLVGKRVVPAGPGTFPTTGPLFVSLLVGVILIVGALTYFPAYALGPIVEHLLMLAGRTF
- the kdpB gene encoding potassium-transporting ATPase subunit KdpB, which codes for MSSHTLEVRPWKTRRKGAVSSFDPQIVRRALLEAFRKLDPRWQIKNPVMFVVEVGSLITTIEFVRLLLTTPGPAFPAERLHNETLFVLAVSLWLWFTVLFANFAEAMAEGRGKAQAETLRRARTTTTAKRLRRPERSAPWEEVPAPALRKGDYVLVEAGDVIPGDGEVVEGVAAVDESAITGESAPVIRESGGDRSAVTGGTRVLSDWIVVRIGANPGETFLDRMITLVEGAQRQKTPNEIALNILLASLTIIFLLVVVSLEPFAIYSGSPVSIATLIALLVCLIPTTIGGLLSAIGIAGMDRLVQRNVLAMSGRAVEAAGDVDVLLLDKTGTITLGNRQATRFLPMPGVDEQTLARAALLASLADETPEGRSIVTLARERFGVEEDNSLQQHQTSRFVPFSATTRMSGLDLLADAYARVVGTASITSADKEADPPQRTIRKGAADAILAYVQAHGGDDGHSELLQRTVDEVARAGSTPLVVAETWRTGQDHQEQARVLGVIELKDIVKGGMRERFEQLRRMGIRTIMITGDNPLTAAAIAREAGVDDFLAQATPETKLKLIREQQAGGRMVAMTGDGTNDAPALAQADVGVAMNSGTQAAKEAANMVDLDSNPTKLIEIVEIGKQLLITRGALTTFSIANDVAKYFAIIPAAFSATYPELNALNIMGLATPHSAVLSAVIFNALIIIALIPLALRGVKYRPIGAGPLLRRNLLIYGLGGIVAPFVGIKLIDLLLSLLHLTL
- the murD gene encoding UDP-N-acetylmuramoyl-L-alanine--D-glutamate ligase → MELRGKRVLVMGLGLQGSGVAAARYAAEQGAIVRVTDKKPAEVLAPSIRALEGLPIEFILGEHREEDFRWAEIVIRNPGIPRNSPYLQIAQAHGAQIEMELALFMLACPGQTIGVTGTRGKTTTTTLIYEILRAAGKPVIIGGNVAGVETLSLLPQVTPETLVVLEMSSWQLEGFEQHHISPSVAVMTNLYPDHLDTYASMEEYGAAKANIFRHQRPTDLAVFNYDNPWTRRFGEEAPGRTWFTSLERGGSFPRGSDELRPFTFRDTPLPGRHNLENVLLATTVAHLLEIPDEIIASTVRQFRGVEHRLQEVAIIDGVRYINDTTSTTPVAGRMALTAFNEPLILIAGGNSKHLPLEDWPAQIVARCRAVLLLQGSGTEELLPALRAEVARQGRPDPVQGIFDRFEEALDAAVALAHPGDVVLLSPGFTSFGMFQNEFERGRRFIAYVRALQERKGQQQ
- a CDS encoding cobalamin-independent methionine synthase II family protein, with the protein product MAYHSEVIGSLLRPPYLHQARQQLEEGAISAAEFKTIEDRAVDEAIALQEEAGIEVITDGEQRRYAFFGHLIEALDGFDKYGGWAIPFRDESGEELVMRRPVVVDRLRWRRNMCSEEWVYLRAHKKHAGKVTMISAQQAAAYYDPEKSKGAYPTLDAYLADIVDISRREVEELIRLGCTYIQIDAPQYAALLDPQIREGYRQRGNDPEKLIDRCIELDNAIIDGHPGITFGIHICRGNNQSKFYASGDYGPIARIFQKTHFQRFLLEYDDERSGGFEPLRHMPEDRFVVLGLVTTKKPQLESRDELRRRIEEAARYIPLERLALSPQCGFASTIEGNRLSLEDQRQKLELVASVAREVWG
- a CDS encoding response regulator transcription factor — encoded protein: MAWQQWREQWFRLPLLPCHGGRRYIMASFGATILVVEDEPELAGALERSLVAHGYQVLSTGSGEEALALFARIHPDLVLLDLLLPDVSGLEVCRRIRVVSATPIIVLSVKNSEHDKVEALDLGADDYVAKPFGIAEVLARIRVALRRVERQHGDATEGQVRIGPLVVDLGSHRVLLNGHDIALTPTEYELLRIFVTHRGKLLTRQMLLQMLWGAASHDRMHSLHVYVAQLRQKIEPRPNEPRLILTIPGVGYRFSDEVEAARELDS
- a CDS encoding response regulator transcription factor — its product is MKSGNIVIATGDAFLGPLLQRALQAQGYETVLCTRAAAALALLAARRPVLLIVDQALSDDTGWGLLRQARAHDLLAPHLTDQGDSCLPVILLSANPLQTRPSPELRPFACLPRICPLGAVLRLVAQAYGLKKQERGEEGQAGQSAPTHEVRLPGEEKLYA
- the kdpF gene encoding K(+)-transporting ATPase subunit F; translated protein: MNTPLEYLLTGLSALLLLIYLVIALLKPERF